From one Bradyrhizobium sp. Ash2021 genomic stretch:
- a CDS encoding peroxiredoxin-like family protein: MSEEGARAPPAVPLAASLAQFTEKLITRRGVEQSNVLFGGQIGPATKALSARTNAIGVGDKAPHFSLPMAEGGMWGLGEHLALGECASLVVVFYRGTWCTYCNLYLRGLLEVRSQLSDANAALIAVSPEAAPASGDDASAEDARFPVLIDHGGKVAEQFGLTFEMDDAAKNVLKSSGLDLEKRNADGRWILPVPGTFVIDRSGSVAYAHVDADYRTRPEPQEIVAVCRSLRS; encoded by the coding sequence ATGAGCGAAGAAGGTGCTCGCGCGCCGCCTGCCGTCCCTCTCGCAGCTTCCCTTGCCCAGTTTACTGAAAAGCTGATCACACGACGAGGCGTCGAGCAATCCAATGTCCTGTTCGGAGGCCAGATAGGCCCCGCAACGAAGGCCTTGAGCGCGAGGACCAACGCCATCGGTGTCGGCGACAAGGCACCGCATTTTTCGCTGCCAATGGCAGAGGGCGGAATGTGGGGTCTGGGGGAGCATCTTGCCCTGGGCGAGTGCGCCTCACTGGTCGTGGTGTTCTATCGCGGCACCTGGTGCACCTATTGCAATCTCTATCTCCGCGGATTGCTCGAAGTTCGATCGCAGCTATCCGACGCTAACGCCGCCTTGATTGCGGTGTCACCGGAGGCCGCACCAGCTTCCGGTGACGATGCAAGCGCCGAGGACGCGAGATTTCCGGTTCTAATCGATCATGGTGGCAAAGTCGCTGAACAATTCGGCCTTACCTTTGAAATGGATGATGCTGCGAAAAACGTGCTGAAGAGCTCCGGTCTTGATCTCGAGAAACGAAATGCTGATGGGCGATGGATACTTCCTGTGCCCGGAACATTCGTGATCGATCGCTCCGGCAGTGTTGCCTACGCCCATGTCGATGCAGATTATCGCACCCGGCCTGAACCGCAGGAGATCGTTGCAGTGTGCCGGTCACTACGGAGCTAA
- a CDS encoding ABC transporter substrate-binding protein gives MQRRDFVKLVVGCVSAWPLSVSAQQAKSWRIGFLHPGQSALVSNRIVAFREGLSGSAPKDAADAEIIVRLANEQFAKLPAMAMELVQQNVQAICAVSPPAVRAARQATKLIPIVAMDLESDPVANGWAASLAHPGGNVTGIFLDIPGFNAKSLQLLREAVPALTKVAVIWHPVSGNLQLEAVRKAAVALGVTMEMLEVSSPSDFEPAFLAAARSQSGGVLMLSSPLFGGNPQLLADLALKNRLPAINIYPDFAQKGGLIGYGPELQNLFMQSGVLVRKALLGSPIADLPVERPTRFRLVANAVTARALGLTLPTSILLSADEIIE, from the coding sequence ATGCAACGGCGCGATTTTGTAAAGCTGGTAGTTGGCTGTGTAAGTGCATGGCCTCTTTCGGTTAGCGCGCAACAGGCAAAGAGTTGGCGGATCGGCTTTCTCCATCCGGGACAATCGGCCCTGGTCAGCAATCGGATCGTTGCCTTTCGGGAGGGCCTCAGTGGGTCAGCTCCCAAAGATGCAGCCGATGCCGAAATCATTGTGCGGCTTGCCAACGAGCAGTTTGCTAAATTGCCAGCTATGGCGATGGAGCTAGTCCAGCAGAACGTACAAGCGATCTGTGCAGTCAGCCCACCAGCCGTTCGGGCCGCGCGACAGGCCACCAAATTAATCCCAATCGTAGCGATGGATTTGGAATCGGACCCAGTCGCAAACGGTTGGGCCGCTAGCCTTGCGCACCCGGGAGGCAATGTAACGGGCATCTTCCTCGACATACCCGGGTTTAACGCGAAATCCTTGCAGTTACTCCGGGAAGCCGTACCAGCGCTCACTAAGGTAGCTGTGATCTGGCACCCCGTAAGCGGAAACCTGCAGTTAGAGGCTGTGCGCAAAGCTGCGGTCGCGCTCGGTGTTACTATGGAAATGCTCGAAGTTAGTAGTCCCTCGGACTTCGAACCTGCCTTCCTGGCAGCAGCAAGATCACAGTCTGGCGGTGTCCTGATGCTTTCTTCCCCGCTGTTCGGAGGTAACCCGCAGTTGCTTGCTGATCTGGCGCTTAAGAACCGTCTTCCCGCGATAAACATCTACCCCGACTTCGCGCAGAAAGGTGGTCTCATCGGCTACGGACCCGAACTGCAAAACTTATTCATGCAATCGGGCGTACTGGTACGAAAGGCACTGCTGGGCAGCCCTATCGCAGATCTGCCCGTTGAGCGTCCTACCCGCTTTCGGCTTGTGGCCAATGCTGTAACGGCACGGGCGCTCGGCCTGACCCTGCCGACGTCAATTCTGCTTAGCGCAGACGAAATCATCGAATAA
- a CDS encoding SDR family oxidoreductase: protein MARGLEGKVAAVTGAASGIGLASTEAMLAAGARVVMVDRDAAALKTLCNKHGEAVIPLVIDLLDPKDCATLLPRVLEKAGQLDILHANAGTYVGGDLVDTDTGAIDRMLNLNVNVVMKNVHDVLPHMIERRTGDIIVTSSLAAHFPTPWEPVYASSKWAINCFVQTVRRQVFKHGIRVGSISPGPVISALLADWPPEKLKEARASGSLLEASEVADVVMFMLTRPRGMTIRDVVMLPTNFDL from the coding sequence ATGGCGAGAGGATTGGAAGGCAAGGTTGCCGCCGTGACCGGGGCCGCGTCGGGCATCGGATTGGCCAGTACCGAGGCGATGTTGGCTGCAGGCGCGCGCGTGGTGATGGTCGACCGCGACGCGGCAGCGCTGAAGACGCTCTGCAACAAGCACGGCGAGGCGGTGATCCCGCTGGTCATCGACCTGCTCGATCCAAAGGACTGCGCCACGCTGTTGCCGAGAGTCCTGGAGAAGGCAGGCCAACTCGACATCTTGCATGCGAATGCGGGTACCTATGTCGGCGGCGACCTGGTCGATACCGATACCGGGGCTATCGACCGGATGCTGAACTTGAATGTCAACGTCGTGATGAAGAATGTGCACGACGTGCTGCCTCACATGATCGAGCGTCGGACCGGCGACATCATCGTCACGAGTTCCCTGGCGGCCCATTTTCCGACGCCATGGGAGCCGGTCTACGCGTCGTCCAAATGGGCGATCAACTGCTTTGTCCAGACGGTGCGGCGCCAAGTCTTCAAGCATGGCATTCGCGTGGGCTCAATCTCACCCGGCCCTGTCATCAGCGCCCTGCTCGCGGACTGGCCGCCTGAGAAGCTGAAGGAAGCCAGGGCGTCGGGGAGTCTGCTGGAGGCCAGCGAAGTGGCTGATGTGGTGATGTTCATGTTGACGCGGCCACGCGGCATGACCATTCGCGACGTGGTGATGCTGCCGACCAATTTCGATCTGTAG
- a CDS encoding tautomerase family protein: MPFVTFTVRRGLSAADKFRLSEAMLEAQVAAGYHQADRFHHFLEVDQDDLLVDPRFPDYATDRTDRFMVVEVVISSGRPTGTAATIADEAVRLFGERLHLAPQDILFVFHEVEPNLPRFPAALIRREATADAGRQGRP; this comes from the coding sequence ATGCCGTTTGTAACCTTCACCGTGCGGCGCGGCCTCAGCGCCGCCGACAAGTTCCGCTTGTCGGAGGCAATGTTAGAAGCCCAGGTAGCCGCCGGCTATCACCAAGCCGACCGCTTTCACCACTTTCTCGAGGTCGACCAGGATGATCTTCTGGTAGATCCCCGCTTCCCCGACTACGCAACGGACAGAACGGATCGGTTCATGGTCGTTGAGGTAGTCATATCCAGCGGGCGGCCGACAGGAACCGCCGCCACCATTGCGGACGAAGCCGTCAGACTGTTCGGCGAGCGCCTACACCTCGCGCCTCAGGACATTCTATTCGTCTTCCACGAGGTGGAACCGAACCTCCCGCGCTTTCCTGCTGCGTTGATCAGGCGAGAGGCGACCGCGGATGCCGGGCGCCAAGGCCGTCCTTGA
- a CDS encoding OsmC family protein, giving the protein MKRFGSAAWNGGLREGKGSVSTESRALETYPYTFFSRYGEKPGTNPEELLGAAHAACFTMSFVRLLGMANFVPEQIDSKSEVAIDKDGDGFSITSVHLTVTAKIPGIDQAAFQSIAAKAKAGCPVSKLMKVEIGFGATLLS; this is encoded by the coding sequence ATGAAACGTTTTGGATCTGCCGCCTGGAACGGCGGCCTGCGTGAAGGCAAGGGCTCGGTCTCGACCGAGAGCCGCGCGCTGGAAACCTATCCCTACACGTTCTTCAGCCGCTACGGTGAAAAGCCGGGCACCAATCCGGAGGAGCTGCTTGGGGCGGCTCACGCCGCCTGTTTCACCATGTCGTTCGTCAGACTACTCGGCATGGCGAACTTCGTGCCGGAGCAGATCGACAGCAAATCAGAAGTCGCCATCGACAAGGACGGCGATGGCTTTTCCATCACCTCGGTCCATCTCACCGTCACCGCGAAGATACCGGGCATCGACCAGGCCGCGTTCCAGTCAATCGCCGCAAAAGCAAAGGCCGGTTGCCCTGTCTCCAAATTGATGAAGGTCGAGATTGGCTTCGGAGCCACTCTCCTCTCGTGA
- a CDS encoding alpha/beta hydrolase, producing the protein MMMNRRSFSTALLAGAAASLISTRGMAANSTPVKARNVVLVHGLFADGSCWSEVIARLQAAGLNATAVQNPLTTLPEAVASAERVLARQDGPTVLVGHSFSGMIVTEAGVHPNVSALVYVAARAPDAGEDYTALAKTYSTPPATAGIVFDGDEGRLSEKAFLRDFAGDLPEAKARVLYAVQEPFQKALLTGKTTHAAWRSKPSYYAVSTEDRTINPDLERFMAKRMGAKTIEVKASHLSLISHPDEITRLILEAAGQQA; encoded by the coding sequence GTGATGATGAATAGACGCAGTTTCTCGACGGCCCTGCTTGCTGGTGCGGCAGCTTCGTTGATCTCCACACGTGGCATGGCCGCAAATTCAACTCCGGTGAAGGCGCGCAACGTCGTGCTTGTGCACGGGCTGTTCGCCGACGGCTCGTGCTGGTCGGAGGTGATCGCGCGATTGCAGGCAGCGGGGCTCAACGCCACGGCCGTGCAAAATCCGCTGACGACGCTGCCAGAGGCGGTGGCCTCGGCCGAGCGTGTGCTGGCGCGGCAGGATGGCCCGACGGTGCTGGTGGGTCATTCATTCTCCGGGATGATCGTCACGGAGGCCGGGGTGCATCCGAACGTCTCCGCGCTGGTCTATGTGGCGGCACGCGCGCCAGATGCGGGCGAGGACTACACCGCGCTGGCGAAGACCTATTCGACGCCGCCGGCGACGGCCGGGATCGTGTTCGACGGCGATGAAGGACGCCTTTCCGAGAAGGCTTTCCTTCGCGATTTTGCCGGCGACCTGCCGGAAGCCAAGGCCAGGGTGCTCTACGCCGTGCAGGAGCCGTTCCAAAAGGCTCTGCTCACCGGCAAGACCACGCACGCGGCCTGGCGATCGAAGCCGAGCTACTATGCGGTATCAACGGAAGACCGCACGATCAATCCGGACCTTGAGCGCTTCATGGCCAAGCGGATGGGCGCCAAGACCATCGAGGTGAAGGCCAGCCATCTCTCGCTGATCTCCCATCCCGACGAAATCACGCGGCTGATCCTCGAAGCCGCGGGACAGCAAGCCTGA
- a CDS encoding malonyl-CoA decarboxylase, producing MTTISLSSSVLSNPKLTPLDRAKQLTATLLSERSEASGALFARQLHEVLRALDASDRHGFQRYLATEFQPDRAALRVAAERYLADGTAEAAAALARAADPPRQELLRRINMAPGGTGALMAMRSEIASWLRGEPELKLLDADLKHLFTSWFNRGFIELKRLDWQTPAAVLEKLIAYEAVHEIKGWDDLRRRLAPDRRCFAFFHPALPGEPLIFVEVALVQGLATAMPPLLARETDEEAARAQAARADTAIFYSISNCQDGLRGVAFGNLLIKQVVEELKAEFPQLKRFSTLSPVPGFRRWLGPRLANGSDPDAALLPQLESGDWWNDPTQSEKLRAPLLRLCARYLTRPPSIRVDPVARFHLGNGARLERINWLGNSAPRGIQESFGIMVNYLYDRDAINDNHEAFVRDGTVVRSPEVDALLQS from the coding sequence ATGACCACGATCAGCCTGAGTTCCAGCGTCCTGTCCAACCCGAAACTGACGCCTCTCGACCGCGCGAAGCAGCTCACAGCAACGCTGCTGTCCGAACGCAGTGAGGCGTCGGGAGCGCTGTTCGCGCGGCAATTGCACGAGGTGCTGCGCGCTCTCGACGCCAGCGATCGACACGGCTTCCAGCGCTATCTCGCCACGGAGTTCCAGCCCGACAGAGCGGCGCTGCGCGTGGCGGCGGAGCGCTATCTCGCCGACGGCACGGCGGAAGCCGCGGCCGCTCTCGCACGGGCCGCCGATCCGCCCCGCCAGGAATTGCTGCGGCGAATCAACATGGCACCCGGGGGCACCGGCGCGCTGATGGCGATGCGCAGTGAAATTGCTTCATGGCTGCGGGGCGAACCGGAACTGAAGCTGCTCGACGCCGACCTCAAGCATCTGTTCACGTCGTGGTTCAACCGCGGCTTCATCGAGTTGAAGCGCCTCGACTGGCAGACGCCGGCCGCGGTGCTGGAGAAGCTGATCGCCTATGAGGCCGTGCATGAGATCAAGGGCTGGGACGATCTGCGGCGGCGTCTTGCGCCCGACCGCCGCTGCTTCGCATTCTTCCATCCCGCGCTTCCCGGCGAGCCGCTGATCTTCGTCGAAGTCGCATTGGTGCAGGGGTTGGCCACAGCCATGCCGCCGCTGCTCGCACGGGAGACGGATGAGGAGGCCGCACGGGCGCAAGCAGCGCGCGCCGACACCGCGATTTTCTATTCGATCTCCAACTGTCAGGACGGCCTGCGCGGCGTAGCGTTCGGCAATCTCCTGATCAAACAGGTGGTCGAGGAGCTCAAGGCAGAGTTTCCGCAGCTGAAGCGTTTTTCCACCCTGTCGCCGGTGCCGGGGTTTCGGCGCTGGCTCGGTCCACGGCTTGCGAATGGAAGCGACCCCGACGCCGCGCTGTTGCCACAACTCGAGAGCGGCGATTGGTGGAATGACCCGACGCAGAGCGAGAAGCTGCGCGCCCCCTTGCTGCGGCTTTGCGCCCGCTATCTGACGCGGCCGCCATCGATACGCGTCGACCCCGTGGCGCGTTTTCACCTCGGCAATGGCGCGCGGCTCGAACGGATCAATTGGCTCGGCAACAGCGCGCCACGCGGCATCCAGGAATCGTTCGGCATCATGGTGAACTACCTCTACGACCGCGACGCCATCAACGACAACCACGAAGCCTTCGTGCGTGACGGCACCGTCGTGCGTTCGCCGGAGGTCGACGCGCTGCTCCAATCGTGA
- the mdcA gene encoding malonate decarboxylase subunit alpha, with amino-acid sequence MSGTSRRGADRASRLARAAALSGTSGKVCPADRATRLLEAIIEPGDRVTIEGDNQKQADFLAAALAKVDPARVHDLHMVQSVLALPDHLAVFERGVANRLDFSYAGPQSRKLAELVAANAVRIGAIHTYLELYARMLVDLTPQVALVVADKADRDGNLYTGPNTEDTPTIIEAAAFRGGIVVAQVNEIVDRLPRVDVPGDWVDVLVPSPKPYLIDPLFTRDPAKIRNENVLMAMMAIAAVYEPYQVQRLNHGIGYATAAIELILPTFAAQRGLKGNIARHFVLNPHPTLIPAIEAGVVDSVYCFGSELGMERYVSSRADIFPVGADGNLRSNRALAQVAGQYACDLFIGGTLQIDPQGNSSTATKGRITGFGGAPNMGADPRGRRHDSPTWLRAGQEAGESLRGRKLVVQMVQTHQPNGTPSFVERLDAFDLAASAGFALPPVMIHGDDVTHVVTERGVANLLRCRSPLQREAALRAVAGDTEFGRRQPSETSDSLRRRGIVMLPSDLGIDVNSATRDWLAAQTIDDLVTASGGLYVPPAKFRRPIVTHT; translated from the coding sequence ATGTCAGGCACGTCACGACGCGGAGCAGATCGCGCCTCCCGTCTCGCGCGGGCTGCCGCGCTCAGCGGGACGAGCGGAAAAGTCTGCCCCGCCGACCGCGCGACGCGGTTGCTCGAAGCAATCATCGAGCCTGGCGACCGCGTGACGATCGAAGGCGACAATCAGAAGCAGGCGGATTTTCTCGCCGCAGCCCTGGCGAAGGTGGATCCTGCGCGGGTGCACGATCTGCACATGGTGCAATCTGTGTTGGCGCTGCCCGACCATCTCGCCGTGTTCGAGCGCGGTGTCGCGAACCGCCTGGATTTCTCCTATGCGGGGCCGCAAAGCCGCAAGCTTGCCGAACTCGTCGCTGCGAACGCGGTCAGGATCGGCGCGATCCACACCTATCTCGAACTCTACGCGCGCATGCTGGTGGACTTGACGCCGCAGGTCGCACTTGTCGTCGCCGACAAGGCCGACCGCGACGGCAATCTCTATACCGGCCCGAACACAGAGGATACGCCGACCATCATAGAGGCGGCGGCGTTCCGCGGCGGCATCGTAGTCGCGCAGGTCAATGAGATCGTGGACCGCCTGCCGCGGGTCGACGTGCCCGGCGACTGGGTCGATGTCTTGGTGCCGAGCCCGAAGCCCTATCTGATCGATCCGCTGTTCACGCGCGATCCCGCCAAGATCAGGAATGAGAACGTGCTGATGGCGATGATGGCAATCGCCGCGGTCTACGAGCCCTATCAGGTGCAGCGGCTCAATCACGGCATCGGCTATGCGACCGCGGCGATCGAACTGATCCTTCCGACCTTTGCCGCCCAGCGCGGACTGAAGGGCAACATCGCCAGGCATTTCGTGCTGAACCCGCACCCGACCCTGATCCCCGCGATCGAAGCCGGCGTCGTCGACAGCGTCTATTGCTTCGGCTCCGAGTTGGGCATGGAACGCTACGTCTCGAGCCGCGCCGATATTTTCCCGGTCGGCGCCGACGGTAATCTGCGGTCCAACCGCGCGCTCGCGCAGGTCGCCGGACAATACGCCTGCGACCTCTTCATCGGCGGCACGTTGCAGATCGACCCGCAGGGCAACAGCTCCACGGCAACGAAGGGCCGGATCACGGGCTTCGGCGGTGCGCCGAATATGGGCGCCGACCCGCGTGGCCGCCGCCACGACAGTCCGACCTGGCTGCGCGCCGGTCAGGAAGCCGGCGAAAGCCTGCGCGGACGCAAGCTTGTGGTGCAGATGGTCCAGACCCATCAGCCGAATGGCACACCGAGCTTTGTCGAACGGCTGGACGCGTTCGACCTCGCAGCCTCGGCCGGTTTTGCGCTACCGCCGGTGATGATCCATGGCGACGACGTCACCCATGTCGTCACCGAACGTGGCGTGGCCAACCTTTTGCGCTGCCGGTCGCCGCTGCAGCGCGAGGCCGCATTGCGCGCCGTCGCCGGCGATACTGAGTTCGGCAGGCGACAGCCGTCCGAAACAAGCGACAGCCTGCGCCGCCGCGGCATCGTGATGCTCCCCTCCGATCTCGGCATCGATGTCAACAGCGCAACCCGCGACTGGCTCGCGGCGCAAACCATCGACGACCTCGTGACGGCGTCAGGCGGACTCTACGTGCCGCCGGCAAAATTTCGCCGTCCCATCGTCACTCACACTTGA
- a CDS encoding NAD(P)H-dependent oxidoreductase has translation MNLLNIVTSPRKEKSASTAIVNAFLSEFGEHVRDVTVDRLDIWQERLPEFDAEAINAKYKGVSGESMTPVETATWEKIRELASRFQRADRIVLGVPMWNFSVPYKLKQLIDLSCQRNMLFTFDGEFYGPSLSIDKAFVVYVRGQSDEAGFKTVSQPGFEYLSGYVEFWLRFIGVRSVVTLTVEHTWDGRAVDMIDAGKRQAIELARQF, from the coding sequence ATGAATCTCTTGAACATAGTGACCTCGCCGCGAAAGGAAAAATCTGCGTCCACCGCTATCGTCAATGCATTCCTCTCGGAGTTTGGGGAGCACGTTCGTGACGTTACAGTTGACAGGCTGGATATTTGGCAAGAGCGACTTCCCGAGTTCGACGCGGAGGCAATCAATGCCAAATACAAGGGCGTCTCCGGCGAATCGATGACGCCGGTCGAGACGGCAACATGGGAAAAGATTAGAGAGTTGGCGTCACGCTTCCAACGGGCAGATCGCATCGTTCTGGGCGTGCCCATGTGGAATTTCTCTGTCCCTTACAAACTTAAGCAGCTGATTGATCTGTCTTGTCAAAGAAACATGCTGTTTACGTTCGACGGAGAGTTCTATGGACCGTCGTTGAGCATTGATAAGGCTTTCGTTGTGTATGTCAGGGGACAAAGCGACGAGGCCGGCTTTAAAACTGTCTCTCAGCCAGGCTTCGAATATCTCAGCGGTTACGTCGAATTTTGGCTGCGGTTCATAGGCGTCCGCAGTGTCGTTACTCTCACCGTCGAACACACTTGGGACGGCCGCGCGGTCGACATGATCGACGCCGGAAAGAGACAAGCGATAGAGCTGGCGAGGCAATTTTGA
- a CDS encoding MBL fold metallo-hydrolase, translated as MLMLDRRTLLRAGSAAAAALAPTAPALARAPQAGKQAQPGFYRFKLGTIEITVISDGMLEFPAETLWGDRAEDARGLLTSAFQPPSPVGLQLNTILVNTGGKLVLVDAGGGIDGKFQKTAGALPANLAAAGYAPGDIDLILLTHGHSDHLWGISDRENASLLFPSAEFVASETEVKFWNSPELTAKVSPALKPEVTRANLKLAGPRLRLIKAGAEVAPGVTTIDTAGHTPGHMSVHLSSGSEELLLTADAVVNSTVSFQHPEWPFGFDQDVPLAAKARIAFLDRAATNKTLVGGYHFPFPGFGHVVREGSGYRWLPADWRWTT; from the coding sequence ATGCTTATGCTCGATCGCCGGACGCTCCTGCGTGCCGGCTCTGCCGCGGCCGCCGCACTCGCCCCCACCGCCCCCGCCCTCGCCCGTGCGCCCCAGGCGGGCAAACAGGCGCAGCCTGGCTTCTACCGCTTCAAGCTCGGCACTATCGAGATCACCGTCATCAGCGACGGCATGCTCGAGTTCCCGGCCGAAACGCTGTGGGGCGATCGGGCTGAGGACGCAAGAGGCCTGCTGACATCCGCGTTCCAGCCGCCTAGCCCGGTGGGGCTGCAACTCAACACCATCCTCGTCAACACCGGCGGCAAGCTGGTGTTGGTCGACGCGGGCGGCGGCATCGACGGCAAGTTCCAGAAAACCGCCGGCGCCTTGCCTGCTAACCTCGCCGCCGCGGGCTACGCGCCGGGTGATATCGATCTGATCCTGCTCACCCACGGTCACTCGGATCATCTGTGGGGTATCAGCGATCGTGAGAACGCTTCGCTGCTATTCCCCTCGGCCGAATTCGTCGCAAGCGAGACCGAGGTCAAATTCTGGAACTCCCCTGAACTGACCGCCAAAGTATCTCCTGCGCTGAAGCCGGAGGTTACCCGGGCGAATCTGAAATTGGCCGGCCCACGGCTGCGTCTGATCAAGGCCGGGGCGGAGGTGGCGCCGGGCGTGACCACCATCGACACTGCCGGTCACACACCAGGCCACATGTCGGTGCATCTGAGTTCCGGCAGCGAAGAATTGCTCCTTACCGCCGACGCCGTGGTCAACTCCACGGTCAGCTTCCAGCATCCGGAGTGGCCGTTCGGATTCGATCAGGACGTGCCGCTGGCAGCAAAGGCGCGCATTGCCTTCCTCGACCGCGCAGCCACCAACAAGACGCTGGTCGGCGGTTACCATTTCCCCTTCCCCGGCTTTGGGCATGTAGTACGCGAGGGGAGCGGCTACCGCTGGCTGCCGGCAGATTGGCGCTGGACGACCTGA
- a CDS encoding LysR substrate-binding domain-containing protein: MMEFELLRAFVAVADCGGFHRAAKRLNLTQSTVSQQIKRLELETKRPLFRRTTRSVALTDDGEMLLGDARRLLQLEEAARHRLAGPRLSGTVRLGVVEEVAGGSLPSALGRFAKLHPGVKLEVQIGVSAELIEQLNAGRLDVVFAKRPLGTSKGRLVWREPLVWAAADTFDLVTGAALPLALYRERSVSREAALAALNDKELTWEIVYTSPSLTGVRAAALAGLAITPLPASALIAGLRILGVQEGLPRLPDLEFAIYEKAQPDKAAAALAAVLPTLAQGPSRPAI, encoded by the coding sequence ATGATGGAATTCGAGTTGTTGCGTGCCTTTGTTGCCGTGGCCGATTGCGGCGGTTTCCACCGCGCCGCGAAGCGGCTCAACCTGACGCAGTCGACGGTGAGCCAGCAGATCAAGCGGCTTGAGCTCGAGACCAAACGGCCCTTGTTCCGGCGGACAACGCGCAGTGTCGCACTGACCGACGATGGCGAGATGCTGCTCGGCGACGCGCGTCGCCTGTTGCAACTTGAGGAAGCGGCCCGTCATCGCCTGGCGGGGCCGCGGCTGTCTGGCACGGTGCGTCTCGGCGTGGTCGAGGAGGTCGCCGGCGGCTCGCTGCCTTCGGCGCTCGGCCGCTTCGCCAAGCTCCATCCCGGCGTGAAGCTCGAGGTGCAGATCGGCGTCAGCGCGGAATTGATCGAGCAACTTAATGCGGGGCGGCTTGACGTCGTGTTCGCAAAGCGCCCGCTCGGAACTTCGAAAGGGCGTCTGGTGTGGCGTGAGCCGCTGGTCTGGGCCGCGGCCGACACGTTCGATCTTGTTACGGGTGCGGCGCTGCCGCTGGCCCTGTATCGCGAGCGATCCGTTTCCCGCGAGGCTGCACTCGCCGCGCTCAATGACAAGGAACTGACCTGGGAGATCGTCTATACCAGCCCCAGTTTGACAGGCGTGCGCGCGGCGGCGCTCGCGGGCCTCGCCATCACCCCGCTTCCTGCCAGCGCGCTGATTGCGGGCTTGCGCATTCTCGGTGTGCAAGAAGGGCTGCCGCGGCTTCCTGACCTTGAGTTCGCGATCTACGAGAAGGCGCAGCCCGACAAGGCCGCCGCGGCACTGGCTGCGGTTCTGCCGACGCTTGCGCAGGGGCCATCTCGCCCGGCGATCTGA
- a CDS encoding cyclic nucleotide-binding domain-containing protein, whose amino-acid sequence MAVSSPDLKAFLLATPFFGGLSDASLDLLISMLVERRFDVGATVVAEGEPGRSMFIVHSGELVVSKLGDSGRVIRMAGLEPGDFFGEMTLIEMQNRSATVVAESPTVLYELTAQKLYACYKADIHAYVMVMQNINRELCRRLRRADNRIAELQMLHASR is encoded by the coding sequence ATGGCTGTCAGCTCCCCCGATCTGAAAGCGTTCTTGCTCGCCACACCTTTCTTCGGTGGCCTCTCAGACGCAAGCCTCGATCTCTTGATCTCAATGCTGGTCGAGCGCCGCTTCGACGTCGGCGCCACTGTCGTAGCGGAAGGAGAACCGGGGCGCTCGATGTTCATTGTTCACTCCGGCGAGCTCGTGGTGAGCAAGCTGGGGGATTCGGGGCGCGTCATTCGCATGGCGGGCCTTGAGCCCGGCGATTTTTTCGGCGAAATGACGCTCATCGAAATGCAGAACCGATCAGCCACCGTCGTCGCGGAGAGCCCAACCGTGCTGTACGAGCTCACGGCCCAAAAACTCTACGCGTGCTACAAGGCCGACATCCATGCGTATGTGATGGTGATGCAGAATATCAACCGCGAGCTTTGTCGGCGGCTCCGCCGCGCCGACAATCGCATTGCCGAGCTGCAGATGCTTCACGCGAGCCGATGA
- a CDS encoding MAPEG family protein yields the protein MTVAEWCVFGTLMLYLLTIASVKWIGHQRFDNAKPRDPDFYEDPIRARALGAHQNGIEAFPFFAVAVLLAEFRLGPQRLIDELAVLFLIVRIAYVFTYLGNRPTLRSILWSLGFAINIAIFFLPALRGYLPV from the coding sequence ATGACGGTTGCCGAATGGTGCGTTTTCGGAACGCTGATGCTCTATCTGTTGACGATCGCCTCCGTCAAATGGATCGGGCATCAACGCTTCGACAATGCGAAGCCGCGCGATCCCGACTTCTACGAGGACCCGATCCGGGCGCGGGCGCTCGGCGCCCATCAGAACGGCATCGAGGCGTTTCCGTTCTTTGCGGTCGCCGTGCTGCTGGCGGAGTTTCGGCTGGGGCCGCAGCGGCTGATCGACGAGCTGGCGGTGCTGTTCCTGATCGTGCGGATTGCCTATGTCTTCACCTATCTCGGCAACCGCCCGACGCTGCGTTCGATCCTGTGGAGCCTCGGCTTTGCAATCAACATCGCGATCTTCTTCCTGCCGGCGCTGCGCGGTTATTTGCCTGTTTGA